The Micromonospora sp. WMMD961 genome has a segment encoding these proteins:
- a CDS encoding DUF881 domain-containing protein, with amino-acid sequence MSDEQTDTGTGWPQPAGPARPGGPAGEPDPRPDAPDPDELSPLAPQGEPAVSEPGDEPVVEPVDDGATVDLSAVSRSREPVASSGGLAEPVASSDGMAEPVASSDGLAEPVGESAPVVAGRSRLSAAGVMIVALLVLLGFTLVVQLKTTSKDPTLAATRQEDLVRILSDLDARENRLQQDIRALEDSQRQLQSGEQGRQAALDEATRRADELGILAGTLPAVGPGLTVQFDSGGKPITANRVLDAVQELRGAGAEAMQISGGDRATVRIIASTYFLDGDNGSLVVEGRRLTGPYTITVIGDPATMRTALNIPGGVVASVRGGGGNVTFGEREVAEVSALHVPIKLEHARPVS; translated from the coding sequence ATGAGTGACGAGCAGACCGACACGGGGACGGGGTGGCCGCAGCCGGCGGGTCCGGCGCGGCCGGGTGGGCCGGCGGGTGAGCCTGATCCGCGGCCGGATGCGCCGGATCCGGACGAGTTGAGCCCGTTGGCGCCGCAGGGTGAGCCGGCGGTGTCGGAGCCGGGTGATGAGCCTGTGGTGGAGCCGGTCGACGACGGCGCGACGGTGGATCTGAGCGCGGTGTCGCGGTCGAGGGAGCCGGTGGCGAGTTCCGGCGGGTTGGCCGAGCCGGTGGCGAGCTCTGATGGAATGGCCGAGCCGGTGGCGAGCTCTGACGGGTTGGCCGAGCCGGTCGGGGAGTCGGCGCCGGTGGTGGCTGGGCGGTCCCGGTTGAGTGCGGCCGGGGTGATGATCGTGGCGTTGTTGGTGTTGTTGGGTTTCACGTTGGTCGTGCAGTTGAAGACGACGTCGAAGGACCCGACGTTGGCGGCGACGCGGCAGGAGGACCTGGTCCGGATCCTGTCGGATCTGGATGCGCGGGAGAACCGTCTTCAGCAGGACATCCGTGCGCTGGAGGACAGCCAGCGGCAGTTGCAGTCGGGTGAGCAGGGTCGTCAGGCGGCCCTGGACGAGGCGACGCGGCGGGCGGACGAGTTGGGGATCCTGGCGGGTACGTTGCCGGCGGTGGGCCCGGGCCTGACGGTGCAGTTCGATTCCGGGGGCAAGCCGATCACGGCTAACCGGGTGTTGGACGCGGTGCAGGAGTTGCGGGGCGCGGGGGCGGAGGCGATGCAGATCTCCGGTGGTGATCGGGCGACCGTGCGGATCATCGCGTCGACGTACTTCCTGGATGGGGACAACGGGTCGTTGGTGGTGGAGGGGCGTCGGTTGACGGGGCCGTACACGATCACGGTGATCGGTGATCCGGCGACGATGCGTACGGCGTTGAACATTCCTGGTGGGGTGGTGGCGTCGGTCCGGGGTGGCGGCGGTAACGTGACGTTTGGGGAGCGTGAGGTTGCCGAGGTTTCGGCGCTGCACGTGCCGATCAAGTTGGAACACGCCCGTCCGGTCTCCTGA
- a CDS encoding NAD-dependent protein deacetylase, translating into MESLDALTSLVAGGGVVVLSGAGLSTESGIPDYRGPSGVARRHTPMTFQAFTRDPLARRRYWARSHLGWRLIAGAAPNAGHRAVAGLQRAGLVDAVITQNVDGLHGAAGSTSVIELHGRLDEVTCLDCGNLTSREELDRRLREANPDFVARVAAVNPDGDVDLPDEQVATFRMVDCGICGTGMLKPDVVFFGETVPPQRVARCFAAVERARSLLVLGSSLTVMSGRRFVIRAAKQGIPVAIVNQGPTRGDGHARVCVDAPLGAVLPQLAARVSGSEVVTPAGV; encoded by the coding sequence ATGGAGAGCCTCGACGCGTTGACCTCGCTGGTGGCCGGCGGTGGGGTGGTGGTGCTCAGCGGTGCCGGCCTGTCCACCGAGTCGGGCATCCCGGACTACCGGGGCCCGAGTGGGGTGGCGCGGCGGCACACGCCGATGACGTTCCAGGCGTTCACCCGGGATCCGCTGGCCCGGCGGCGTTACTGGGCGCGCAGCCACCTGGGGTGGCGGTTGATCGCCGGTGCGGCGCCGAACGCCGGGCACCGGGCGGTCGCCGGGTTGCAGCGGGCCGGTCTGGTCGACGCGGTGATCACCCAGAACGTCGACGGTCTGCACGGTGCGGCCGGCAGCACGTCGGTGATCGAGTTGCATGGTCGCCTCGACGAGGTGACCTGCCTGGACTGCGGCAACCTGACCTCCCGGGAGGAGTTGGACCGGCGGTTGCGCGAGGCGAACCCGGACTTCGTGGCCCGGGTCGCCGCGGTGAACCCGGACGGTGATGTCGATCTCCCCGACGAGCAGGTGGCGACGTTCCGGATGGTGGACTGCGGGATCTGCGGAACCGGCATGTTGAAGCCGGACGTGGTGTTCTTCGGCGAGACGGTGCCGCCGCAGCGGGTGGCGCGGTGTTTCGCGGCGGTGGAGCGGGCTCGGTCGTTGCTGGTGCTGGGGTCGTCGTTGACGGTGATGTCCGGGCGCCGTTTCGTGATTCGGGCGGCGAAACAGGGCATCCCGGTGGCGATCGTGAACCAGGGGCCGACCCGTGGTGACGGGCACGCCAGGGTGTGCGTCGACGCGCCGCTGGGCGCGGTGTTGCCGCAGCTGGCCGCCCGGGTCAGCGGCAGCGAGGTCGTCACGCCGGCCGGGGTGTGA
- a CDS encoding MerR family transcriptional regulator has product MGLMTIGVFAQAAGLTPKALRLYDQVGLVPPAAVDAESGYRLYDPAQLPSARLVAQLRGIGMPLATIRVVCGLDPAAAAEAITAYWRRVTADTAARARLATILVDHLSEGGATMSDPSSAVAVRYAARCDTGLVRDSNEDAAYASDRLLAVADGIRGPGGAAASAAAIDALTPLALVDAPAVDLLTMLAGGVADADRSVRGLATDEDQPGTTLTALVRSGSQLALAHVGDSRAYLLRDGELSLLTQDHTWVWAQVDQGRLDRAEAAAHPERALLVRALGSGAQVEVDLALRTARPGDRYLLCSDGLSAVVDRAALHSALAAPTDPGDTVRALVDLAWAEGAPDNIACVVADVVVG; this is encoded by the coding sequence GTGGGGCTCATGACCATCGGGGTGTTCGCGCAGGCGGCGGGACTGACGCCGAAGGCGCTGCGCCTGTACGACCAGGTGGGGCTTGTGCCACCGGCCGCTGTCGACGCCGAGTCCGGGTATCGGCTCTACGACCCGGCCCAGTTGCCGTCGGCCCGGTTGGTCGCCCAGCTTCGGGGCATCGGCATGCCGTTGGCGACGATTCGCGTCGTGTGTGGGTTGGATCCCGCGGCGGCGGCTGAGGCGATCACCGCGTACTGGCGGCGGGTCACCGCTGACACGGCGGCTCGCGCCCGGCTCGCGACCATCCTCGTTGACCACCTGTCTGAAGGGGGCGCCACCATGTCTGACCCGAGTTCCGCTGTCGCTGTCCGCTACGCCGCCCGTTGTGACACCGGTTTGGTGCGCGACAGCAACGAGGACGCCGCGTACGCCAGCGACCGGTTGCTGGCCGTCGCCGATGGCATCCGGGGGCCCGGTGGGGCTGCCGCCAGTGCCGCCGCGATCGACGCTCTCACCCCGCTGGCGCTGGTGGACGCGCCGGCCGTGGATCTGTTGACGATGCTCGCCGGTGGGGTCGCCGACGCTGACCGGAGTGTGCGTGGGTTGGCCACCGACGAGGACCAGCCGGGTACCACGCTGACCGCGTTGGTGCGCAGCGGTTCCCAACTGGCTCTCGCGCACGTCGGTGACTCCCGGGCGTACCTGTTGCGCGATGGTGAGTTGTCGCTGCTCACGCAGGATCACACCTGGGTGTGGGCGCAGGTGGATCAGGGCCGGCTCGACCGGGCCGAGGCCGCGGCGCATCCGGAGCGCGCGTTGCTGGTGCGTGCTCTCGGCTCCGGGGCGCAGGTGGAGGTGGACCTGGCGTTGCGTACCGCCCGGCCGGGTGACCGGTACCTGCTCTGCTCGGATGGGTTGTCCGCGGTCGTCGACCGGGCCGCGCTGCATTCGGCGTTGGCGGCGCCGACGGATCCAGGGGACACGGTGCGGGCGTTGGTCGACCTGGCGTGGGCCGAGGGGGCGCCGGACAACATCGCCTGCGTCGTCGCCGACGTCGTCGTGGGGTAG
- a CDS encoding FHA domain-containing protein, translating to MTRPDDEFPPLDVTSTLNLGSLDEVLEGPDTDVVPSRMSGSLPPGMALLVVRRGPNAGARFLLDHDVTTSGRHPDSDIFLDDVTVSRRHAEFHRDGGTFTVRDVGSLNGTYVNRERVEAATLSNGDEVQIGKFRVVFIAGPRPEEEAGRG from the coding sequence ATGACGCGGCCAGACGACGAGTTCCCCCCACTCGACGTCACTTCGACGCTCAATCTCGGTTCGCTCGACGAAGTGCTGGAAGGGCCGGACACCGATGTGGTGCCGAGCCGGATGTCCGGTTCGTTGCCGCCGGGTATGGCGCTGCTGGTGGTTCGTCGAGGTCCGAATGCGGGTGCCCGGTTCTTGTTGGACCACGATGTGACGACCAGTGGCCGGCATCCGGACAGTGACATCTTCCTCGATGACGTGACGGTGTCGCGTCGGCACGCGGAGTTCCACCGTGATGGTGGGACGTTCACGGTGCGGGACGTGGGCAGCCTGAATGGCACGTACGTGAATCGTGAGCGCGTCGAGGCGGCCACGTTGAGTAATGGTGATGAGGTTCAGATCGGTAAGTTCCGGGTGGTGTTCATCGCCGGTCCGCGCCCGGAGGAGGAGGCCGGCCGGGGGTGA
- a CDS encoding DUF881 domain-containing protein, with product MSAPQLGKPGQDRVYAPDFLTELFRNPLDPGYADAAAARRRSAESGPVRGWRARSARTISLVVVVMLGFLFAVAYRQTMADEPGRSQARSGLVAQIKEREGQTDRLSTRADQLREEVSRQRDAALSGSAAARLRDLEASTGLGRVRGDGVVVRLADAPDNADAVTGAGAGPPRVLYSDLQGVANALWSAGAEAIAINGQRLTSTSTIRSAGEAMLVDFRPVTGPYEVSAIGPGSMRRKFENSRNAALMREVAQKTGLSFGVRESDDLTLPAAAEPQLRYAKPSVSPSPSASGVRSGSPGSSGPTTTVSPSGGGR from the coding sequence GTGAGCGCGCCGCAGCTCGGGAAGCCCGGCCAGGACCGGGTGTACGCGCCGGACTTCCTGACCGAGCTGTTCCGCAACCCGCTGGATCCGGGGTATGCGGACGCGGCGGCTGCCCGCCGGCGGTCGGCGGAGTCCGGGCCGGTGCGGGGGTGGCGGGCCCGGTCGGCGCGGACGATCAGCCTGGTCGTGGTGGTGATGCTCGGTTTCCTGTTCGCTGTCGCGTACCGGCAGACGATGGCGGACGAGCCGGGGCGCAGCCAGGCCCGTTCCGGTCTGGTGGCGCAGATCAAGGAGCGGGAGGGTCAGACCGACCGGTTGTCCACGCGGGCGGACCAGCTGCGCGAGGAGGTCAGCCGGCAGCGGGACGCGGCGTTGAGTGGATCCGCGGCCGCCCGGCTGCGCGACCTGGAGGCGAGTACGGGGCTGGGTCGGGTGCGCGGTGACGGTGTGGTGGTGCGGTTGGCGGACGCGCCGGACAACGCGGACGCGGTGACCGGCGCCGGAGCTGGTCCGCCGCGGGTGCTCTACAGCGATCTGCAGGGGGTGGCCAACGCGTTGTGGAGTGCCGGCGCGGAGGCGATCGCCATCAACGGGCAGCGGTTGACGTCGACGTCGACGATCCGGTCGGCGGGCGAGGCCATGCTGGTGGATTTCCGGCCGGTGACCGGGCCGTACGAGGTGTCGGCGATCGGTCCGGGTTCGATGCGGCGCAAGTTCGAGAACAGTCGGAACGCGGCGTTGATGCGGGAGGTCGCGCAGAAGACCGGGTTGTCGTTCGGTGTGCGGGAGTCGGACGACCTCACCCTGCCGGCGGCTGCGGAGCCGCAGCTACGCTACGCCAAGCCGTCGGTCAGTCCGAGCCCTTCTGCGTCGGGTGTCCGGTCCGGCAGTCCCGGGTCGTCCGGTCCGACGACGACAGTTAGCCCCTCCGGAGGTGGCCGATGA
- a CDS encoding globin domain-containing protein has translation MDAARLKQSWSLVAAHGDQVPLYFYSTLFLAHPETRQMFPTNMAGQRDRLVTALGHIVSNVDQVEHLVGFLQDLGADHRKFAVRAEHYPAVGEALVATLQHFLADQWTDELAADWTAAYGLVAQVMTEAAQAAEAVNPPWWVAEIVAHERRAFDVAVLTVRPQYLLPFTPGQSVGVSHPSVRSWRYYSPANAPRADGTLELHVRAAPGGAVSSRLVYGSAVGDRVHLAAPVGERLALWSAGSSDLLLLVAGTGWAPVKALVEQVAAEGARRRVDLYVAARSRSELYDSEAIDKLASSHPWLTVTYVVGADVHRPGEFVHAVDRALADGDWRSRHVFVCGSDEMVSHAVQTLVQAGFHPGQVHHEGLGSQWYGSAWRTAVQEAGAGDTSGGGLR, from the coding sequence GTGGACGCGGCCCGACTCAAGCAGAGCTGGTCGCTGGTTGCCGCTCACGGCGACCAGGTGCCGCTCTACTTCTACTCGACGTTGTTCCTGGCTCATCCTGAGACGCGGCAGATGTTCCCGACGAACATGGCCGGGCAGCGGGACCGCCTGGTGACCGCGTTGGGGCACATCGTGTCCAATGTGGACCAGGTCGAGCACCTGGTGGGTTTCCTGCAGGATCTCGGTGCCGATCACCGTAAGTTCGCGGTCCGTGCGGAGCATTACCCGGCGGTCGGTGAGGCGCTGGTGGCGACGCTGCAGCATTTCCTGGCGGATCAGTGGACCGACGAGTTGGCGGCGGACTGGACGGCCGCGTACGGGTTGGTCGCGCAGGTGATGACGGAGGCCGCGCAGGCCGCCGAGGCGGTGAACCCGCCGTGGTGGGTGGCGGAGATCGTGGCGCATGAGCGGCGGGCGTTCGACGTGGCGGTGTTGACGGTGCGTCCGCAGTACCTGTTGCCGTTCACCCCGGGTCAGTCGGTGGGGGTGTCGCATCCGTCGGTGCGTTCGTGGCGGTACTACTCGCCGGCGAACGCGCCCCGCGCGGATGGCACGTTGGAGTTGCACGTGCGGGCGGCGCCGGGTGGCGCGGTGTCGTCGCGGTTGGTGTACGGGTCGGCGGTGGGTGATCGGGTCCACCTGGCGGCGCCGGTGGGGGAGCGGCTGGCGTTGTGGTCGGCGGGGTCGAGTGACCTGCTGTTGTTGGTGGCGGGTACGGGCTGGGCGCCGGTGAAGGCGTTGGTGGAGCAGGTGGCGGCGGAGGGTGCGCGCCGACGCGTGGACCTCTATGTGGCGGCGCGTTCTCGTAGTGAGCTCTACGACAGCGAGGCGATCGACAAGTTGGCGTCGTCGCATCCGTGGTTGACGGTGACGTACGTGGTGGGTGCCGACGTGCACCGGCCGGGGGAGTTCGTGCACGCGGTGGACCGGGCGTTGGCCGACGGTGACTGGCGTTCCCGGCACGTGTTCGTGTGCGGGTCGGATGAGATGGTTTCGCACGCGGTGCAGACGTTGGTCCAGGCGGGTTTCCACCCGGGTCAGGTGCATCACGAGGGTCTGGGTTCGCAGTGGTACGGCTCGGCCTGGCGGACGGCGGTGCAGGAGGCGGGCGCCGGTGACACTTCGGGAGGTGGGCTCAGGTGA
- a CDS encoding MerR family transcriptional regulator codes for MHEPQDSDPGREWVEPGASSPQVAVEGEGSVGYRGVTACHAVGISYRQLDYWARTTLVVPSVRDASGSGTQRLYSFRDLVVLKVVKRLLDAGVSLQNIRKAIEALRSRGVEDLAGITLISDGTTVYECRSPEEVVDLLQGGQGVFGIAIGGAFKEIQGSLSHLPAEPATSGPVESAVDSDADPVGDELAARRARRRAG; via the coding sequence ATGCACGAGCCGCAGGATTCCGATCCGGGTCGAGAGTGGGTTGAGCCGGGTGCCTCGTCGCCGCAGGTGGCGGTCGAGGGTGAGGGTTCGGTTGGCTACCGGGGTGTGACGGCCTGCCACGCGGTGGGCATCAGTTACCGGCAGTTGGATTACTGGGCGCGGACGACGCTTGTGGTGCCGAGCGTGCGGGACGCCTCGGGTTCGGGGACGCAGCGGTTGTATTCGTTCCGGGATCTGGTGGTGTTGAAGGTCGTGAAGCGGTTGTTGGATGCGGGGGTGTCCCTGCAGAACATCCGTAAGGCGATCGAGGCGTTGCGGTCGCGTGGTGTGGAGGATCTGGCTGGGATCACGCTGATCTCCGATGGGACGACGGTGTATGAGTGCCGGTCTCCGGAGGAGGTGGTCGACCTGTTGCAGGGTGGTCAGGGCGTTTTCGGGATCGCGATCGGTGGGGCTTTCAAGGAGATCCAGGGGTCGTTGTCGCATCTGCCGGCGGAGCCGGCGACGAGCGGGCCGGTGGAGTCTGCGGTTGATTCTGATGCGGATCCGGTCGGTGACGAGTTGGCGGCGCGGCGGGCGCGGCGACGGGCTGGCTGA
- a CDS encoding bifunctional nuclease family protein, producing the protein MRELSVVGVRVELPSNQPIVLLREVEGDRYLPIWIGAVEATAIAYEQQGVKPARPLTHDLLRDVLAALKAPLQAVEITELKENVFYADLLIGDGVRVSARPSDSIALALRVGAPIRCSEQVLSEAGIVIPDEQEDEVEKFREFLEQVRPEDFAG; encoded by the coding sequence GTGCGCGAGCTGAGCGTGGTCGGAGTTCGGGTGGAGTTGCCTAGCAACCAGCCGATCGTCCTGCTCAGGGAGGTCGAGGGGGACCGCTATCTGCCGATCTGGATCGGTGCGGTCGAGGCGACGGCTATCGCTTACGAGCAGCAGGGGGTCAAGCCGGCCCGGCCGTTGACTCATGATCTTCTGCGGGATGTGTTGGCGGCGTTGAAGGCGCCCTTGCAGGCGGTGGAGATCACTGAGCTCAAGGAGAACGTGTTCTACGCGGATCTGTTGATCGGTGATGGGGTGCGGGTGTCGGCGCGGCCGAGCGATTCGATCGCGTTGGCGTTGCGTGTCGGTGCGCCGATTCGTTGTTCGGAGCAGGTCCTCAGCGAGGCGGGGATCGTCATCCCTGATGAGCAGGAGGACGAGGTGGAGAAGTTCCGCGAGTTCCTGGAGCAGGTGCGTCCGGAGGATTTCGCGGGCTGA
- the gcvH gene encoding glycine cleavage system protein GcvH — protein MIPEDLRYTAEHEWVAGDGTGVIRVGITHFAQDALGDIVYVQLPEAGAVVAAGDSLGEIESTKSVSEIYAPVAGTVAARNEALGDTPELINTDPYGEGWLVEITPNDPTATDGLLTAGAYQKITEG, from the coding sequence GTGATTCCTGAGGATCTGCGATACACCGCCGAGCATGAGTGGGTGGCGGGTGACGGCACGGGTGTGATCCGGGTCGGCATCACGCACTTCGCGCAGGACGCGCTGGGTGACATCGTGTACGTGCAGTTGCCCGAGGCGGGTGCGGTGGTCGCGGCCGGTGACTCGTTGGGTGAGATCGAGTCGACCAAGAGCGTGTCGGAGATCTACGCGCCGGTGGCGGGCACGGTTGCGGCCCGCAACGAGGCGTTGGGTGACACGCCGGAGCTGATCAACACTGATCCGTACGGTGAGGGTTGGTTGGTGGAGATCACGCCGAATGATCCGACGGCGACGGATGGGTTGCTGACGGCGGGCGCGTATCAGAAGATCACCGAAGGCTGA
- a CDS encoding group 1 truncated hemoglobin, with protein MTVTDETAPASHYDRIGGASSVKAAVELFYDKVLVDPELAGYFSDVDMAGQRRHLTLMLTTVLGGPNEYTGRGLAEAHQPLNIPVEHYAKVGEHLTVTLTELGVPADVLADVQTVLGQVQDQVVARGNRSGA; from the coding sequence GTGACGGTTACCGACGAGACTGCTCCCGCTTCGCACTACGACCGCATTGGCGGTGCCAGTTCGGTCAAGGCGGCGGTTGAGCTGTTCTACGACAAGGTGCTCGTGGACCCCGAGTTGGCCGGTTACTTCTCCGATGTGGACATGGCCGGTCAGCGGCGGCATCTGACGTTGATGTTGACCACGGTGTTGGGTGGTCCCAACGAGTACACCGGTCGTGGGTTGGCCGAGGCGCATCAGCCGTTGAACATTCCGGTGGAGCACTACGCGAAGGTGGGCGAGCACCTGACGGTGACGCTGACCGAGTTGGGTGTTCCGGCGGACGTTCTGGCTGATGTGCAGACGGTGTTGGGGCAGGTGCAGGACCAGGTGGTGGCCCGCGGAAACCGGTCGGGCGCCTGA
- a CDS encoding cell division protein DivIVA: MSATPISRYDGMQISGGVQVRMTADRVRRWEFGSASFARRGYDNADVDRFRVQVADELDLLATQIATLRAENERLTDRVELHRHGVIPSTGAAAKVPAAREVNLLSAAQREAEQIIAQAHDYARRVAEYARVQYESYMQAAAQEAKQEAERVVTEYRSAAGPSFDDTVATREALRIFGEMMVSHMQAAARHLDDGSEHLARTMDRIAAQTPGAPFAAGAAAGQSALPRHQQR; the protein is encoded by the coding sequence GTGAGCGCGACCCCGATCAGTCGGTATGACGGGATGCAGATTTCCGGCGGTGTGCAGGTGCGGATGACCGCCGATCGGGTTCGGCGGTGGGAGTTCGGGTCCGCGTCGTTTGCCCGGCGTGGTTACGACAACGCCGACGTGGACCGGTTCCGGGTGCAGGTGGCCGACGAGTTGGACCTGTTGGCGACGCAGATCGCGACGTTACGGGCGGAGAACGAGCGGCTGACCGACCGGGTGGAGTTGCACCGGCACGGGGTGATCCCGAGTACGGGGGCGGCGGCGAAGGTCCCGGCGGCGCGTGAGGTGAATCTGCTGTCGGCGGCGCAGCGTGAGGCGGAGCAGATCATCGCGCAGGCGCACGACTACGCGCGGCGGGTCGCCGAGTATGCCCGGGTGCAGTACGAGAGCTACATGCAGGCCGCGGCGCAGGAGGCGAAGCAGGAGGCGGAGCGGGTGGTGACGGAGTACCGCAGCGCGGCGGGGCCGAGCTTCGACGACACGGTGGCCACCCGGGAGGCGTTGCGGATCTTCGGCGAGATGATGGTGTCGCACATGCAGGCAGCGGCGCGGCATCTCGACGACGGCAGTGAGCATCTGGCGCGCACGATGGACCGGATCGCGGCGCAGACGCCGGGGGCGCCGTTCGCTGCCGGTGCGGCGGCGGGCCAGTCGGCGTTGCCCCGGCACCAGCAGCGCTGA
- a CDS encoding SDR family oxidoreductase has translation MRVVIAGGHGKIALLLHRRLAERGDTPVGLIRNPAQAETVRAAGATPVVCDLEHTPVADLTAHLADADAVIFAAGAGPGSGAARKDTVDRAAAALLADAATNAGVRRYLLVSSMGVDDPPAAGTDDVWAAYLRAKRAAEDDLRERDLDWTVLRPGRLTDDPPTATVTLTRHAGRGAISRADVAHVLAVLLDEPRTTGTTLELVAGPTPIADAVRATTT, from the coding sequence ATGCGTGTCGTCATCGCCGGAGGCCACGGCAAGATCGCCCTGCTGCTGCACCGTCGCCTCGCCGAGCGCGGTGACACCCCGGTCGGACTGATCCGCAACCCCGCGCAGGCCGAGACGGTACGCGCCGCCGGCGCCACACCCGTCGTCTGCGACCTGGAACACACCCCGGTCGCCGACCTGACCGCGCACCTCGCCGACGCCGACGCGGTGATCTTCGCCGCGGGCGCCGGCCCCGGCAGCGGCGCCGCCCGCAAGGACACCGTCGACCGGGCCGCCGCCGCGCTCCTCGCCGACGCCGCGACCAACGCCGGTGTCCGCCGCTACCTGCTCGTCTCCTCGATGGGCGTGGACGACCCACCGGCCGCCGGCACCGACGACGTGTGGGCGGCATACCTGCGCGCCAAACGCGCCGCCGAGGACGACCTACGCGAGCGCGACCTGGACTGGACGGTGCTGCGACCCGGACGCCTCACCGACGACCCGCCCACCGCCACCGTCACCCTCACCCGGCACGCCGGACGCGGCGCCATCAGCCGCGCCGACGTCGCCCACGTCCTCGCCGTGCTCCTCGACGAACCACGCACCACCGGTACGACCCTGGAACTCGTCGCCGGGCCGACCCCGATCGCCGACGCCGTCCGCGCCACCACCACCTGA
- a CDS encoding MerR family transcriptional regulator, which translates to MSIGEVLGQLRVDFPDTTISKLRFLEAEGLVEPQRTAAGYRKYSWDDVARLRFVLTAQRDRYLPLRVIREQLAQWDSSGEQPERSRPALVAVGPDGAVPGRESEPAESSQVRLGRADLVSRSGIDESTLVELERLGVLVSDPPGWYDADALIIASAVAGLASYGLEPRHLRGYRTAADREVGLFAQLVAPLARQSDPAARARAAETARELVALSEQLHAALVRVGLRSTLGR; encoded by the coding sequence ATGAGCATCGGTGAGGTGCTCGGGCAGTTGCGGGTGGATTTTCCGGACACCACGATTTCGAAGCTGCGGTTTCTTGAGGCCGAGGGGCTGGTCGAGCCGCAGCGGACGGCGGCGGGTTACCGGAAGTACAGCTGGGACGATGTGGCGCGGTTGCGGTTCGTGTTGACCGCGCAGCGGGACCGGTATCTGCCGTTGCGGGTGATCCGTGAGCAGTTGGCGCAGTGGGATTCGTCCGGTGAGCAGCCGGAGAGGTCGCGGCCTGCGTTGGTGGCTGTTGGTCCTGATGGTGCGGTGCCGGGTCGTGAGTCGGAACCGGCCGAGTCGTCGCAGGTGCGGCTCGGCCGGGCGGATCTGGTGTCGCGCAGTGGGATCGACGAGTCGACGTTGGTGGAGTTGGAGCGGCTCGGTGTGCTGGTGTCGGATCCGCCGGGGTGGTATGACGCGGATGCGTTGATCATCGCCTCGGCGGTGGCGGGTTTGGCGTCGTACGGGTTGGAGCCTCGGCACCTGCGGGGTTATCGGACGGCGGCGGACCGTGAGGTGGGTCTGTTCGCGCAGTTGGTGGCGCCGTTGGCGCGGCAGAGTGATCCGGCGGCGCGGGCGCGGGCTGCGGAGACGGCGCGGGAGTTGGTGGCGTTGTCGGAGCAGTTGCACGCGGCGTTGGTGCGGGTGGGTTTGCGGTCGACGTTGGGTCGTTGA
- a CDS encoding small basic family protein — MIAVLALLAGVVLGVLLDPAVPAALQPYLPIAVVAALDAVFGGVRARLDRIFDDKQFVVSFISNVLVAGLIVYLGDQLGVGGQLSTGVVVVLGVRIFGNVAAIRRHLFRA; from the coding sequence ATGATCGCGGTGCTGGCGTTGCTCGCCGGTGTGGTGCTCGGTGTGTTGCTTGATCCCGCGGTGCCGGCGGCGTTGCAGCCGTACCTGCCGATCGCGGTGGTGGCCGCGTTGGACGCGGTGTTCGGTGGTGTGCGGGCGAGGTTGGACCGCATCTTCGACGACAAGCAGTTCGTGGTGTCGTTCATCTCGAATGTGCTGGTCGCTGGTCTGATCGTGTATCTGGGTGACCAGTTGGGGGTCGGCGGGCAGTTGTCCACCGGTGTGGTCGTTGTGTTGGGTGTGCGTATCTTCGGCAACGTGGCGGCGATCCGCCGGCACCTGTTCCGGGCGTAG